The Alphaproteobacteria bacterium genome includes a window with the following:
- a CDS encoding DUF1849 family protein yields MRLLFAFVAALIGFLPGMAAAQSLAPHRAAYSLSLGDNKGQVGALEGALVIDWAEMCEGYTLNQRMRFTMTTAEEGTTESDILFSSFESKDGTSYRFTLRTARDGQVVEELKGRATLDPDKGGKAVFTEPETEMELPPGTMFPTAHALLLLNLAEGGERVILRAVFDGATLDGALDVTAIFTDKQPGQMLIGAQTPEIGKRPAFRVRMAYFNPDDKTGTPQYETSMRMLDNGVAGDYTFEYPEFTMKAKLERLEALPKPRC; encoded by the coding sequence ATGCGCCTTCTATTCGCGTTCGTTGCGGCCCTGATCGGGTTCCTGCCGGGCATGGCGGCGGCGCAAAGCCTTGCCCCCCATCGCGCGGCGTATTCGTTGTCGCTGGGCGACAACAAGGGGCAGGTGGGCGCGCTCGAGGGCGCGTTGGTCATCGACTGGGCGGAAATGTGCGAGGGTTATACCCTCAACCAGCGCATGCGGTTCACGATGACGACGGCCGAGGAGGGGACGACCGAAAGCGACATCCTGTTCTCGTCGTTCGAATCCAAGGACGGCACGTCCTATCGCTTCACCTTGCGCACGGCGCGCGACGGTCAGGTCGTCGAGGAATTGAAAGGCCGCGCGACGCTCGATCCCGACAAGGGCGGCAAGGCGGTCTTCACCGAGCCCGAGACCGAGATGGAATTGCCGCCGGGCACGATGTTCCCGACCGCGCATGCGCTGCTGCTGCTCAATCTCGCCGAGGGCGGGGAGCGCGTGATTCTGCGCGCCGTTTTCGATGGCGCCACGCTGGACGGGGCGCTCGACGTGACCGCGATCTTCACCGACAAGCAGCCGGGGCAGATGCTGATCGGCGCGCAAACGCCCGAGATCGGCAAGCGCCCGGCGTTCCGCGTGCGCATGGCTTATTTCAATCCCGACGACAAGACCGGCACGCCGCAATACGAAACGTCGATGCGGATGCTCGATAACGGTGTGGCGGGCGACTACACGTTCGAGTATCCCGAGTTCACGATGAAGGCGAAACTCGAACGCCTGGAAGCATTGCCCAAACCGCGCTGCTGA